The genomic region AGAAACAGCGGGCGTCGTTCGAGGCCCTACCGCCGGGTCTGTGAAGGACACCCACTCAGAGTAGGCAACGACAATGGCAATTATCCTTGAGTCAACCATCACCTGCCCCAAGTGCGGCCATTCCGAGAAAGAGCAAATGCCGCGGGACGCCTGTCAGTACTTTTATGACTGCAAGGGCTGCGGCGCCCTGCTACGGCCGAATGAGGGCGATTGTTGCGTGTTTTGCTCGTTTGGCGATGTGCCCTGCCCGCCAATTCAAAAACAGCAACGCTGTTGTGGCAAATGAACGGGATCGTCAATGGCGAAGTGTTTATGAGAGACATCCCCTTTTCTTAGGAGGCTACGGATAAGAATGGATGTGGGAAGAGTGATGACCCATGGCGCCGTCACGGTACAGATGGATGACCCGCTCCTCATCGTGAAGGACATCCTGGACAACAGCCCTTTCCATCATTTGCTGGTCGTCGAATCGGGCATCTTGCGTGGCGTGATTTCCGATAGAGATCTGTTGAAAGTCCTGAGTCCGAGGATAGGAACCCTCGCCGAGACGGAAAAGGATCGGGCATGCCTGCATAAAAAGGCGCATCAAATCATGACCAGGGACCCCATCACCTTGCCATTGAATGCGGATGTCCGGGATGCGCTTGAAATATTCAACCAGCACACGATTTCCTGCATACCCGTCGTCAATGACGAGAACAAGCCGCTTGGGATCATCAGTTGGCGGGACTTGTTGAAGGTCACCAAAGTCAGGCCGGCGCCGAAATCCGAGTGATGCCTTGTCTACCCCCCCTTTTTCACTTTTTTGGCTTAGGGATATGAGGAGAGCACGCTAATGGAGCTGACCGTAAGCCAGCAAATTTACTATTCCAACAAGAAGCTGGTGCCGATCAAGGAAGTGGCCGAATCACTCTTGTCTTTAGAGGAAGTGATCCGTCATTCGCCAAAAGTTCTCGAATCCCTTTTTCCGGGAACGAAGGTCCAAGCGGTCGATATTTTTATAAAGGAGTTACGTTCTGATAGCATTTGGGAAGATGTTGTCGTCAAATTCCTATTCGGAAGCCAAGAAAACCTCGATCAATTTATAAGCCATGCACGCAAGCGTATGGGCATGGATAAAATCATGAGCAATCCACAACTACTATCGGCGATCATTCTTGTCCTTATCCTAAGCAGCGTCGCTTATTATCTCGGCCGGGAGCAGTCGGCCACGCCCGAACAACAGGCAACCATCGAAGCGAACAATAACACCATCATCAATATCGGCGCCGGCATGATGGAAATGTCAGCCGAGGAATTCAAGGCACTCGTGGATGGTGCAATAGCCAATAAGGCAAAGCTGGCTAAATACGCGGCCCGGGTGGTGAAACCGGCCAAAAATGACCCTGGGGCTTCCATCACCTTCAACGGCAACGAGGAATTGCGAATTACTCCTGAAACGGTCAAAGCGATCCCGGATATCGTCTCCGACCCCGAGAATGAAGAATTTGTTCAGGATTTCGAAAAAATCTCGATGGAATTGCGCGCTACCGATCTAGACAGCACAAAGCGCGGCTGGGCCGTAGTGGTTCCAGCGATCGGCAAAGAACGCATAAAGCTGCAATTAGATCCCGGAGTCAGTCCTGAAAGGCTTTATGAAAAGCGAAAGTTCAAAGGGAACGCGACCATAATATTTCAAAGCGACCGGAAACATAATATGGTGCCAAAGCTTGTGTTTTTGCGGGAAATTATTGAATGATTGAAGGAAGTGTACCTTTTTCTTATCGTGTCTGACCCTGTTTTCTCTGTTTTCTGCGAAAATGGTGTCTGATCCGGTTTTTTACCGATTTATTATGAACCTATTTTATTATTATAGGAGAAGCAAGTTGCCGATAGATGCAAAATCCACACAGGTTAAAGTAGGAAGCTTTTTATTCGATTCTAAAAATACTCGAATTCCTGCTGACAGGCGGTCGGATAACCAGCGGCAACTTTTACATGAATTGCTTGCCCATGAAGACATTAAAAGCTTGGCGGCTTCTATTTCAAAGCATGGTTTATTTAAAAACGAACGTCTCATAGTAATGAGTACAGGACGCCGATATATAGTTCTTGAGGGAAATCGGCGCCTTGCAGCAATTAAATTACTTTTAAACCCAGAATTAGCTCCTACACCCTCACAAGTAAGATCTTTTAGGAAATTATCTTCCAAAGCAGACCTAGCAGCATTAGGAGTGATCGATGTTTTGATTGTTCAAAACAGACTATCGGCAGCACCAATAATCGCTGCATTACACACCGGTGATTCCAAGCGAAGATGGTCATCACTTCAACAAGCAAAGTTTTATCATGAATTGGCTGAGGAGGGTCTTACTTCAGTAGAAATTTCTGATAAAGTAGGTGTTTCATTAGCTCAGATTCGAAGTTTTCTAAATTCAGAAAAACTTCACCGTATTGCATTGTCGCTCAATTTGGATGCAGAGACTCGTAAAGCAGTGGAGAACCCAAAATTTCCATTAACAACTTTAGAGCGTTTTATAGAATCGCAAACAGGAAGAAAATTTCTAGGTATAGAGCTGACTGCCTGACA from Methylohalobius crimeensis 10Ki harbors:
- a CDS encoding CBS domain-containing protein, with translation MDVGRVMTHGAVTVQMDDPLLIVKDILDNSPFHHLLVVESGILRGVISDRDLLKVLSPRIGTLAETEKDRACLHKKAHQIMTRDPITLPLNADVRDALEIFNQHTISCIPVVNDENKPLGIISWRDLLKVTKVRPAPKSE
- a CDS encoding ParB N-terminal domain-containing protein; the encoded protein is MPIDAKSTQVKVGSFLFDSKNTRIPADRRSDNQRQLLHELLAHEDIKSLAASISKHGLFKNERLIVMSTGRRYIVLEGNRRLAAIKLLLNPELAPTPSQVRSFRKLSSKADLAALGVIDVLIVQNRLSAAPIIAALHTGDSKRRWSSLQQAKFYHELAEEGLTSVEISDKVGVSLAQIRSFLNSEKLHRIALSLNLDAETRKAVENPKFPLTTLERFIESQTGRKFLGIELTA
- a CDS encoding GDCCVxC domain-containing (seleno)protein, with the translated sequence MAIILESTITCPKCGHSEKEQMPRDACQYFYDCKGCGALLRPNEGDCCVFCSFGDVPCPPIQKQQRCCGK